The Colias croceus chromosome 11, ilColCroc2.1 genome has a segment encoding these proteins:
- the LOC123695661 gene encoding LOW QUALITY PROTEIN: lipase 1-like (The sequence of the model RefSeq protein was modified relative to this genomic sequence to represent the inferred CDS: deleted 1 base in 1 codon): MHGLLGSADDWISPGSGFGLGFLLADKSYDVWMGNARGINIYSNRNTGMETSEKKFWDFSWHEIGVFVVPAMIDHVLYITNNKKLIYIGYSQGNTAFLVMCSMRPEYNEKISLMISLSALLQRAFCGDTVSAFIVCQHIVFLLGGVNYSQINMKRFPVICNHFPSGSSVKQIVHYGQLIVSGHFRNFDYGSLNLLKYGFPEPPIYPVEKITAPVAIFFSKGDWLANKKDVQKLQSKLPNQILFYKNKHFNHFDFLWLLMNDE, translated from the exons ATGCATGGACTCCTGGGCAGTGCAGATGATTGGATTTCACCTGGCTCTGGCTTCGGACTTGGTTTTCTTTTAGCTGACAAAAGCTATGATGTTTGGATGGGAAATGCTCGaggaatt aatatatattcgaATCGAAATACGGGCATGGAAACATCAGAGAAGAAGTTTTGGGACTTTAGTTGGCATGAGATTGGTGTCTTTGTTGTACCGGCTATGATCGATCATGTACTTTATATAACtaacaataaaaagttaatttacATTGGATATTCGCAAGGAAATACCGCTTTCTTAGTGATGTGTTCAATGCGTCctgaatataatgaaaaaataagtCTTATGATTTCTCTATCGGCG ttattacaAAGAGCATTTTGTGGTGATACTGTTTCAGCTTTTATTGTATGTCAGCACATTGTATTTCTTCTAGGCGGCGTTAATTATTCCCAAATAAACATGAAACGTTTCCCGGTTATTTGTAATCATTTTCCATCTGGATCATCTGTTAAGCAAATAGTGCATTATGGCCAATTAATTGTGTCCGGACACTTCCGAAATTTCGATTACGGATCATtaaaccttttaaaatatgGTTTCCCAGAACCTCCAATATATCCAGTTGAAAAAATTACTGCTCCTGTAGCCATATTTTTCAGTAAAGGTGATTGGCttgcaaataaaaaagatgttCAAAAATTACAATCAAAACTTCCTAATCAAATcctattttataagaataaacacTTCAATCATTTTGACTTTCT